The following coding sequences are from one Geothrix sp. window:
- the secE gene encoding preprotein translocase subunit SecE: protein MIGAIKQQAKDLFAELDRVDWPTKEKVMTSAWTVVVVSVFVGAFLWSVDWVLSKGFAYFFLKTR from the coding sequence GTGATCGGTGCCATCAAGCAGCAGGCCAAGGATCTCTTCGCCGAACTCGACCGGGTGGATTGGCCCACCAAGGAGAAGGTGATGACCTCCGCTTGGACGGTGGTCGTCGTTTCGGTGTTCGTGGGGGCCTTCCTCTGGTCCGTGGATTGGGTTCTCTCCAAGGGCTTCGCGTACTTCTTCCTGAAGACTCGCTGA
- the rpmG gene encoding 50S ribosomal protein L33: MRDIVHLQCQECKRKNYSTTKNKKTTTGKLEFNKFCRFCGGYKIHRESK; the protein is encoded by the coding sequence ATGCGCGACATCGTTCACCTGCAGTGCCAGGAATGCAAACGCAAGAACTACAGCACCACCAAGAACAAGAAGACCACCACGGGCAAGCTTGAATTCAACAAGTTCTGCCGTTTCTGTGGTGGTTACAAGATCCATCGCGAGTCCAAGTAG
- the tuf gene encoding elongation factor Tu: MAKEKFDRSKTHVNIGTIGHVDHGKTTLTAAITFVLSKKFGGETKSYDQIDSAPEEKARGITINTAHVEYQTEKRHYAHVDCPGHADYVKNMITGAAQMDGAILVVAATDGPMPQTREHILLARQVGVPYIVVFMNKVDIADPELTELVEMEIRDLLSSYQYPGDDIPIIKGSARLALDHAETPDHADCACIHELMAAVDSYIPDPTRAIDKPFIMPVEDVFTITGRGTVVTGRIEQGIVRVGEEIEIIGLKDTVKKVVTGVEMFRKSLDQGQAGDNAGILLRGVERKDVERGQVLAKPGSITPHTKFNAQVYVLTKEEGGRHTPFFNKYRPQFYFRTTDVTGSIELEAGREMVMPGDNVTLTVELIQPIAMDKGLKFAIREGGRTVGAGNVGEILA; encoded by the coding sequence GTGGCCAAAGAGAAATTCGATCGTTCAAAGACCCACGTCAACATCGGCACCATCGGCCATGTGGACCACGGCAAAACCACGCTGACGGCGGCGATCACCTTCGTGCTCTCCAAGAAGTTCGGTGGCGAGACCAAGTCCTACGACCAGATCGACAGCGCGCCCGAAGAGAAGGCCCGCGGGATCACGATCAACACGGCCCACGTCGAGTACCAGACCGAGAAGCGCCACTATGCGCACGTCGACTGCCCCGGCCACGCCGACTACGTGAAGAACATGATCACCGGCGCGGCCCAGATGGACGGCGCGATCCTCGTGGTCGCCGCCACGGACGGCCCCATGCCCCAGACCCGCGAGCACATCCTGCTCGCCCGTCAGGTCGGCGTGCCCTACATCGTCGTCTTCATGAACAAGGTCGACATCGCCGACCCCGAGCTCACCGAGCTGGTGGAGATGGAAATCCGCGACCTGCTGTCCTCCTACCAGTACCCCGGCGACGATATCCCCATCATCAAGGGTTCCGCCCGCCTGGCCCTCGACCATGCCGAGACCCCGGATCACGCCGACTGCGCGTGCATCCATGAGCTCATGGCGGCCGTCGATTCCTACATTCCCGATCCCACCCGCGCCATCGACAAGCCCTTCATCATGCCCGTCGAGGACGTGTTCACCATCACCGGCCGCGGCACCGTGGTGACCGGCCGCATCGAGCAGGGCATCGTCCGCGTCGGTGAGGAAATCGAGATCATCGGCCTCAAGGACACCGTCAAGAAGGTCGTGACCGGCGTCGAGATGTTCCGCAAGTCCCTGGACCAGGGCCAGGCTGGTGACAACGCCGGCATCCTGCTCCGCGGCGTGGAGCGCAAGGACGTGGAGCGTGGCCAGGTGCTCGCCAAGCCCGGCAGCATCACCCCCCACACCAAGTTCAACGCCCAGGTGTACGTGCTGACCAAGGAAGAGGGCGGGCGCCACACCCCCTTCTTCAACAAGTACCGTCCCCAGTTCTACTTCCGCACCACCGACGTGACCGGCTCCATCGAGCTCGAGGCCGGCCGCGAAATGGTGATGCCCGGCGATAACGTGACCCTGACGGTTGAGCTGATCCAGCCCATCGCCATGGACAAGGGCCTGAAGTTCGCCATCCGCGAGGGTGGTCGCACGGTGGGCGCCGGCAACGTGGGCGAGATCCTGGCCTAA
- the rlmB gene encoding 23S rRNA (guanosine(2251)-2'-O)-methyltransferase RlmB, whose protein sequence is MRYLGPHACEEALSRGELHSLWVAPAAFGRVAKLVSEARAAGVVVHREPMEGLDRRSQGQRHQGVLGEGTAFAYTDFEDVVARLKTKGDAALVLALDGVTDPHNLGAILRSAAAVAVDGVLLPERRSAQVNETVIRASAGTAGRVPVCRVVNLGRALDDLKEVGAWIYGLAAGEGSRDYLDEPFDRATVLVLGAEGEGLHLKIRERCDGLLHILMPGGIESLNVSAAAAVTLFRVVARRSHPTSEVSP, encoded by the coding sequence TTGCGATACCTCGGCCCCCATGCCTGCGAAGAGGCCCTGTCGCGGGGGGAGCTGCACTCCCTGTGGGTGGCCCCGGCGGCCTTCGGGCGGGTGGCCAAGCTGGTCTCCGAAGCCCGCGCCGCAGGTGTGGTCGTGCATCGCGAGCCCATGGAGGGTCTGGACCGGCGCAGCCAGGGGCAGCGCCATCAGGGCGTCCTGGGCGAGGGCACAGCCTTCGCATACACGGATTTCGAAGACGTGGTGGCCCGCCTGAAGACGAAGGGTGATGCGGCCCTGGTGCTCGCTCTGGACGGGGTGACGGATCCGCACAACCTGGGGGCCATCCTGCGTTCCGCTGCGGCAGTCGCCGTCGATGGGGTGCTGCTGCCGGAACGGCGATCCGCCCAGGTGAACGAGACCGTGATCCGCGCCAGCGCCGGCACCGCCGGCCGGGTGCCGGTGTGCCGCGTGGTGAACCTCGGCCGCGCCCTGGATGACCTGAAGGAGGTCGGCGCCTGGATCTACGGCCTGGCGGCGGGCGAGGGCAGTCGCGACTACCTGGACGAGCCCTTCGATCGTGCCACGGTGCTGGTCCTGGGGGCCGAAGGGGAGGGGCTGCATTTGAAGATCCGGGAGCGCTGCGACGGATTGCTGCACATCCTCATGCCGGGCGGCATCGAAAGCCTGAACGTGTCTGCCGCCGCGGCGGTCACGCTCTTCCGCGTGGTGGCGCGACGAAGCCACCCCACTTCAGAAGTTTCCCCTTGA
- a CDS encoding OmpP1/FadL family transporter: MAALPVAAQSMALPAADPVGISRSGAQVAYGYSLEAAATNPALLASLKEKGGFYLAMGLEMSSTQQSLESEQTAVRTTYFSYDRNRTLGAFGLAARLSPTLTLGLKLDEPYLRHSRLLDNAPSRYLGDGIDLSARRLEGQSAWTLSPNLSVGLGLGVARLSYDSSSVMRLNVPNDPTQPVSGSNAVNGLVEHRIGQGGDKVVPSYSLGVRWAINPRWTLGFAHQSGLKGDLGLKAEFRDAPLGFYANDGLSTAPLGASARASVLLAGSTPKAGSSTLELPSQTTFGLRHRLTPMMTWEADLRWTSASLRVPTFATVETPSGTVSAPTDLPRGRGHLGLNLSAEVELGKFWTLRGGLALDQRSVEEGSTEPLLGGSRTAAFSFGAGYKVWGGELNLGYQYRQSEDQDTSRLNGVWSWSGFRSVGTRVRMEGMGHLLALGFKKTF, translated from the coding sequence TTGGCCGCCCTTCCAGTGGCCGCCCAGAGCATGGCCCTGCCGGCCGCAGATCCCGTGGGCATCTCGCGAAGCGGCGCCCAGGTGGCCTACGGCTACAGCCTGGAAGCCGCCGCCACCAATCCCGCGCTGCTCGCCTCCCTCAAGGAGAAGGGGGGCTTCTACCTGGCCATGGGCCTGGAGATGTCATCCACCCAGCAGAGCCTGGAGTCGGAGCAGACGGCGGTCCGGACGACCTACTTCAGCTACGACCGGAACCGGACCCTCGGGGCCTTCGGCCTGGCTGCCCGCCTGTCGCCGACGCTGACGCTGGGGCTGAAGCTGGACGAACCCTACCTCCGCCACTCGAGGCTCCTGGACAATGCCCCCAGCCGCTACCTGGGCGACGGGATCGATCTGTCGGCGCGCCGTCTGGAAGGCCAATCGGCCTGGACCCTCAGCCCCAATCTCTCCGTGGGACTCGGCCTGGGCGTCGCCCGCCTCTCGTACGACTCCAGCAGCGTCATGCGTCTCAATGTGCCCAACGATCCGACCCAGCCGGTCTCGGGTTCCAACGCGGTGAACGGCCTGGTGGAACATCGGATCGGGCAGGGCGGGGACAAGGTGGTGCCCAGCTACTCCCTGGGGGTTCGCTGGGCGATCAACCCGCGCTGGACCTTGGGCTTCGCCCATCAGTCGGGCCTGAAGGGCGACCTCGGCCTGAAGGCGGAATTCCGGGATGCCCCGCTGGGCTTCTACGCCAACGACGGGCTGAGCACCGCGCCGCTCGGCGCCAGCGCCCGCGCCAGCGTCCTGCTGGCCGGATCCACCCCCAAGGCGGGCTCGAGCACTCTGGAACTCCCCTCGCAGACCACCTTCGGCCTGCGCCACCGCCTCACCCCGATGATGACCTGGGAGGCGGACCTGCGCTGGACCTCGGCCAGCCTGCGGGTGCCTACCTTCGCCACGGTCGAGACGCCGTCGGGAACCGTCTCGGCGCCGACCGACCTGCCCCGGGGCCGGGGGCACCTGGGCCTGAACCTCTCTGCGGAAGTGGAACTCGGAAAGTTCTGGACCCTGCGTGGCGGCCTGGCTCTGGATCAGCGGAGCGTGGAGGAGGGCAGCACCGAGCCCCTGCTCGGCGGATCGCGCACGGCGGCCTTCTCCTTCGGCGCCGGCTACAAGGTGTGGGGGGGCGAGCTGAACCTGGGCTACCAGTACCGGCAGAGCGAAGACCAGGACACCAGCCGCCTGAATGGCGTCTGGAGCTGGTCCGGATTCCGTTCGGTCGGCACCCGCGTCCGCATGGAGGGCATGGGTCATCTCCTGGCCCTCGGTTTCAAGAAGACGTTCTAG
- a CDS encoding sensor histidine kinase produces the protein MTKAGGPSGQGGSFAPQGRATPGELNDQVDLCLDDATVHAVLEAVDSYAVILNGQRQILAANPVLLDALALDGPTRCRGLRLGETMECIHAGEGPDGCGSSRACRRCGALLSILATQATGQPSGGECLISLHRDGRWEAREFAVRTSSIVVAGHPLTLLTLRDISALKRRETLERIFIHDLMNSLQGLKGWAEILQGAGADATSVAGHVLDMAGHLTAEVDAQRRLLQAECGELVPDLRRVPCAGVLDALEVALGADVASRLIRMPISPEAGSLRTDPSILCRILSNMVVNALEAMPPGGLARIWFERRAGRPRFVVENPGCMAPEVADRVFQRSFSTKANRGRGLGTYGMKLLGETVLGGVVGFTSNWTEGTRFFIELPGDD, from the coding sequence ATGACCAAGGCAGGCGGGCCGTCTGGGCAGGGGGGCAGTTTCGCGCCCCAGGGCCGGGCCACGCCTGGAGAGCTGAATGATCAGGTCGACCTCTGCCTCGATGACGCGACGGTCCACGCAGTCCTGGAGGCGGTGGACAGCTATGCGGTGATCCTCAACGGCCAGCGTCAGATTCTCGCGGCCAACCCCGTGCTGCTCGACGCGCTGGCGCTGGATGGGCCGACGCGGTGTCGGGGGCTGAGGCTGGGCGAGACCATGGAGTGCATCCACGCCGGAGAGGGGCCCGATGGCTGCGGCAGCTCCCGGGCCTGCCGCCGCTGCGGGGCCCTGCTGTCCATCCTGGCGACGCAGGCCACGGGTCAGCCTTCCGGAGGGGAATGCCTGATCAGCCTGCACCGGGACGGACGCTGGGAAGCGCGGGAGTTCGCGGTGAGGACCTCCTCCATCGTGGTGGCAGGGCACCCCCTGACCCTGCTCACCCTCCGGGACATCAGCGCCCTGAAGCGGCGCGAGACCCTGGAGCGCATCTTCATCCACGACCTCATGAACTCCCTCCAGGGTCTGAAGGGCTGGGCGGAGATCCTCCAGGGCGCCGGGGCCGATGCCACCTCCGTGGCCGGGCACGTGCTCGACATGGCGGGCCACCTGACCGCCGAGGTGGACGCCCAGCGCCGCCTCCTGCAGGCCGAGTGCGGCGAGCTGGTACCCGACCTGCGCCGCGTGCCCTGCGCAGGGGTGCTTGATGCCCTGGAAGTGGCCCTGGGTGCGGACGTGGCCTCCCGGTTGATCCGGATGCCCATCTCTCCGGAAGCTGGCAGCCTGCGCACCGACCCGAGCATCCTCTGCCGGATCCTCAGCAACATGGTGGTGAACGCCCTGGAGGCCATGCCGCCCGGGGGGCTGGCCAGGATCTGGTTCGAGCGCCGTGCCGGCCGCCCCCGCTTCGTCGTCGAGAACCCGGGGTGCATGGCCCCCGAGGTCGCGGACCGGGTCTTCCAGCGCTCTTTCAGCACCAAGGCGAACCGCGGACGGGGGCTGGGGACCTACGGGATGAAGCTGCTGGGCGAGACGGTCCTGGGCGGAGTGGTGGGGTTCACCAGCAACTGGACCGAAGGCACCCGCTTCTTCATCGAGCTTCCGGGGGATGACTGA
- a CDS encoding TSUP family transporter → MPSLPVLLLLMLAALLAGFVDAIVGGGGLITIPALMIALPFGTPLPTLLGTNKVVAVTGATMAAGKFLRSGTLSWREMIGPVAASAVGASGGVWLTYRVHGDFLRPVMFGLLLVMLAFTLLKPDMGNLHAPRFGLSHQRGLAALIALGLGFYDGFFGPGVGSLLIFLFVAVLGFDFLRASALAKSVNWASNLTAMGLFVWQGSWLPSVALGMAAANGVGGYLGAHVALSKGSRWVRGVFIGVVGALILRLGWQILRG, encoded by the coding sequence GTGCCCAGCCTTCCAGTCCTCCTCCTCCTCATGCTCGCCGCCCTGCTGGCGGGCTTCGTCGATGCCATCGTGGGCGGGGGCGGCCTGATCACCATCCCGGCGCTGATGATCGCGCTGCCCTTCGGCACGCCCCTGCCGACCCTGCTCGGCACGAACAAGGTGGTGGCCGTCACCGGCGCCACCATGGCGGCGGGCAAGTTCCTCCGCTCGGGGACGCTCTCCTGGCGCGAGATGATCGGTCCCGTGGCCGCTTCCGCCGTCGGGGCCTCCGGCGGCGTGTGGCTCACCTACCGGGTGCACGGGGACTTCCTGCGCCCGGTCATGTTCGGCCTGCTGCTGGTGATGCTGGCCTTCACCCTGCTCAAGCCGGACATGGGCAACCTGCATGCCCCGCGCTTCGGCCTCAGCCATCAGCGGGGCCTGGCGGCGCTCATCGCCCTCGGTCTCGGCTTCTACGATGGGTTCTTCGGGCCGGGCGTGGGTTCGCTGCTCATCTTCCTCTTCGTGGCGGTCCTCGGCTTCGACTTCCTGCGGGCCTCGGCCCTGGCCAAGAGCGTGAACTGGGCCTCGAACCTGACGGCCATGGGACTCTTCGTCTGGCAGGGGAGCTGGCTCCCCTCCGTGGCCCTGGGGATGGCGGCCGCCAATGGGGTGGGGGGCTACCTGGGGGCCCACGTGGCACTCAGCAAGGGCAGCCGCTGGGTTCGGGGTGTCTTCATCGGGGTGGTGGGTGCCCTGATCCTTCGTCTGGGCTGGCAGATTCTGCGCGGTTGA
- the frr gene encoding ribosome recycling factor produces MSAQTPDAILQETKRRMHASVEALKKEMATIRTGRANASLLDNVHVDYYGSTVPVNQMATVSVPEAGMLVIQPFDKSAIKAIETAILKSELGINPGNDGNVIRLPIPMLTEERRRELVKVLHRLGEEIKTGVRNIRRDANEDVKKLEKAKEAHISEDTAKKCLDDIQKLTDAHIKEIDEAMKHKEAEILKV; encoded by the coding sequence ATGTCCGCCCAGACCCCCGACGCCATCCTTCAGGAGACGAAGCGCCGCATGCATGCGTCCGTGGAGGCGCTGAAGAAGGAGATGGCCACCATCCGCACCGGCCGGGCCAACGCCAGCCTGCTGGACAACGTCCACGTGGACTACTACGGCTCCACGGTGCCTGTGAACCAGATGGCCACGGTGTCGGTGCCCGAGGCCGGGATGCTCGTGATCCAGCCCTTCGACAAGAGCGCCATCAAGGCCATCGAGACCGCCATCCTCAAGTCCGAGCTGGGCATCAACCCCGGGAACGACGGCAACGTCATCCGCCTGCCCATCCCCATGCTCACGGAGGAACGCCGCCGCGAGCTGGTGAAGGTGCTCCACCGCCTGGGCGAGGAGATCAAGACCGGCGTACGCAACATCCGCCGCGATGCCAACGAGGACGTAAAGAAGCTCGAGAAGGCGAAGGAAGCCCACATCTCCGAGGACACGGCCAAGAAGTGCCTGGATGACATCCAGAAGCTCACCGACGCCCACATCAAGGAGATCGATGAAGCCATGAAGCACAAGGAAGCGGAGATTCTCAAAGTCTGA
- a CDS encoding alpha/beta hydrolase family protein: MRTLRLLAPLASLALVPALTAAPADMALTSSDGYTLKGTLTLPAAKGKVPVVILAHQFGADRSGWAPLAERLAARGIGTLALDLRGHGASTRKNGVDVAVTGDFMASAKAVGFDQIPADLAQAAAWLRKQPGVDGRRIGLAGSSVGAFSVLLAAPEVKPVAVLSLSAAGTGAFGEGARERLKGATLRGKASTLVLASTGDKDAYETALALKDLPGVALNLKEGDEHGFAYFKARADLMAVFFGEYLTYHHTGKAYATAPKKPATPGNVINDQTVANQKSQPSK; the protein is encoded by the coding sequence ATGCGCACGCTCCGCCTGTTGGCCCCCTTGGCATCCCTGGCGCTCGTTCCGGCACTGACCGCCGCCCCCGCCGACATGGCGCTCACCAGCTCGGACGGCTATACCCTCAAGGGCACCCTCACCCTGCCTGCCGCCAAGGGCAAGGTCCCCGTGGTGATCCTCGCCCACCAGTTCGGCGCGGACCGCTCCGGCTGGGCGCCCCTGGCCGAGCGCCTCGCGGCCCGGGGCATCGGCACCCTGGCCCTGGACCTCCGCGGCCACGGCGCCAGCACCCGGAAGAACGGTGTGGATGTGGCGGTCACCGGCGACTTCATGGCCTCGGCCAAGGCCGTGGGTTTCGACCAGATCCCCGCCGACCTGGCCCAGGCCGCCGCCTGGCTCCGCAAGCAGCCCGGCGTGGATGGCCGCCGCATCGGCCTCGCGGGCTCCAGCGTGGGGGCCTTCTCCGTGCTGCTGGCCGCCCCCGAGGTGAAGCCCGTGGCCGTGCTCAGCCTGAGCGCCGCCGGCACCGGCGCCTTTGGTGAAGGCGCCCGGGAACGCCTCAAGGGCGCCACCCTGCGGGGCAAGGCCTCGACACTGGTGCTCGCCTCCACCGGCGACAAGGATGCCTACGAGACCGCCCTGGCCCTGAAGGACCTGCCGGGCGTGGCCCTCAACCTGAAGGAGGGCGACGAGCACGGCTTCGCCTACTTCAAGGCGCGCGCCGACCTCATGGCCGTTTTCTTCGGCGAGTACCTCACCTACCACCACACGGGCAAGGCCTACGCCACCGCCCCGAAGAAGCCCGCCACGCCGGGCAACGTCATCAACGACCAGACTGTGGCCAACCAGAAGTCGCAACCTTCCAAATAG
- the aceA gene encoding isocitrate lyase, which yields MTPQFPVPPIEDDFSAHRWEGISRPYTAETVKKLRGSLRIEHTLAKLGSRKLWKLLQNEEPTRALGAMTGGQAVQMAKAGLKAIYCSGWQVAADANLSGQSYPDQSLYPANSVPALVKRLNNALQRVDQVEHGEGGITRDWFLPIVADAEAGFGGPLNAYELMKGMIEAGAAGVHFEDQLSSEKKCGHLGGKVLIPTGHFIRTLVAARLAADVMDVPSLIIARTDADSARLITSDIDDRDKPFLTGERTPEGFHRITGGVQMAIARAKAYAPYADLIWCETSTPDLKEAKEFAEGVHAEFPGKMLAYNCSPSFNWKKKLSDEEIATFQQELGAMGYKFQFITLAGFHSLNHGMFELASAYRTEHMTAYSRLQEAEFASEAKGYTATRHQREVGTGYFDEVAQAISGGLASTLALVGSTESQQFH from the coding sequence ATGACCCCCCAGTTTCCCGTTCCCCCCATCGAAGACGACTTCTCCGCCCATCGCTGGGAGGGCATCAGCCGGCCCTACACCGCCGAGACGGTGAAGAAGCTCCGCGGCAGCCTGCGCATCGAGCACACCCTGGCCAAGCTGGGGTCCCGCAAGCTCTGGAAGCTGCTCCAGAACGAGGAGCCCACCCGCGCTCTCGGCGCCATGACCGGGGGCCAGGCGGTGCAGATGGCCAAGGCGGGCCTGAAGGCCATCTACTGCTCGGGCTGGCAGGTGGCCGCGGACGCCAACCTCTCAGGCCAGTCCTACCCCGACCAGAGCCTCTACCCGGCCAACTCGGTCCCGGCCCTGGTCAAGCGGCTGAACAACGCCCTCCAGCGCGTCGACCAGGTCGAGCATGGCGAAGGCGGCATCACCCGCGACTGGTTCCTGCCCATCGTGGCCGATGCGGAGGCCGGCTTCGGCGGGCCCCTGAACGCCTACGAGCTCATGAAGGGCATGATCGAGGCGGGCGCCGCCGGCGTCCACTTCGAGGACCAGCTCTCCAGCGAGAAGAAGTGCGGCCACCTCGGCGGCAAGGTGCTCATCCCCACCGGCCACTTCATCCGCACCCTCGTGGCTGCGCGCCTGGCCGCCGACGTCATGGACGTGCCCAGCCTCATCATCGCCCGCACGGATGCCGATTCCGCCCGCCTCATCACCTCCGACATCGATGACCGCGACAAGCCCTTCCTCACGGGCGAGCGCACGCCCGAGGGCTTCCACCGCATCACGGGCGGCGTTCAGATGGCCATCGCCCGCGCCAAGGCCTACGCGCCCTACGCCGACCTCATCTGGTGCGAGACCTCCACGCCGGACCTGAAGGAGGCCAAGGAATTCGCCGAGGGCGTGCACGCCGAGTTCCCCGGCAAGATGCTGGCCTACAACTGCTCGCCCTCCTTCAACTGGAAGAAGAAGCTCTCGGATGAGGAGATCGCCACCTTCCAGCAGGAACTGGGGGCCATGGGCTACAAGTTCCAGTTCATCACCCTGGCGGGCTTCCACAGCCTCAACCACGGCATGTTCGAGCTGGCCAGCGCCTACCGCACCGAGCACATGACCGCCTACTCGCGGCTACAGGAAGCCGAGTTCGCCTCCGAAGCGAAGGGCTACACCGCCACCAGGCACCAGCGGGAAGTCGGCACCGGCTACTTCGACGAGGTGGCCCAGGCCATCAGCGGGGGTCTGGCATCCACTTTGGCTCTGGTGGGCTCCACGGAGTCCCAGCAGTTCCATTAG
- a CDS encoding helix-turn-helix domain-containing protein, translated as MPSAAPTKPAARLGAKIRLLRRQEGLSQVQLAEALGISPSYLNLIEGNKRPLTAPLLIRLAQQFKLDLKALAPEEDQRLSDDLMEVFGDPLFEPLGLQAQDVRELVQNSPDLARGVFELYRAFQHAQGSLGTLASKLSDGQGFDPEATRLPSEEVGDFIQQAMNHFPELEAASEDLWTSAALDVDHPYPGLVAAFETRGIQVRVHRVSEGPGLLRRFDPDRRSLSLSELLPQRSRTFQLAHQLALLEHSDLLDRLTTHPLLRTPASRALARVALANYFASAVLMPYERFIRAARSERYDIDILARRFQASFEQVCHRLTTLRRPGLEGVPFHFLRIDIAGNISKSFSASGIRFARFSGACPRWNCHAAFLTPGLIRTQISEMPDGRKYFCIARTLQKDTGGYRGQHAMQALGLGCEMGHAKDLIYADGLRLDQPPVPIGVTCRLCERTDCEQRAFPPLQQAFKVEENLRRTSFYARIEGS; from the coding sequence ATGCCCTCCGCCGCCCCCACCAAGCCCGCCGCCCGTCTCGGCGCCAAGATCCGCCTCCTCCGCCGCCAGGAAGGCCTGAGCCAGGTCCAGCTGGCCGAGGCCCTGGGCATCAGCCCCAGCTACCTGAACCTCATCGAGGGCAACAAGCGGCCCCTCACGGCCCCCCTGCTCATCCGCCTGGCCCAGCAGTTCAAGCTGGACCTGAAGGCCCTGGCCCCAGAGGAGGACCAGCGCCTCTCCGACGACCTCATGGAGGTCTTCGGTGACCCGCTCTTCGAACCCCTGGGGCTCCAGGCCCAGGATGTCCGCGAGCTGGTGCAGAACAGCCCGGACCTGGCCCGGGGCGTCTTCGAGCTCTACCGCGCCTTCCAGCATGCCCAGGGCAGCCTGGGCACCCTGGCCTCCAAGCTCAGCGATGGCCAGGGCTTCGACCCCGAGGCCACTCGGCTGCCCTCGGAAGAGGTCGGCGACTTCATCCAGCAGGCCATGAACCACTTCCCCGAGCTGGAAGCCGCCTCTGAAGACCTGTGGACCAGCGCCGCGCTGGATGTGGACCACCCCTACCCCGGCCTGGTGGCGGCCTTCGAGACCCGCGGCATCCAAGTGCGCGTGCATCGCGTGTCCGAGGGCCCAGGTCTCTTGCGCCGCTTCGATCCAGACCGTCGCTCCCTCAGCCTGTCCGAGCTGCTGCCCCAGCGAAGCCGCACCTTCCAGCTAGCCCACCAGCTGGCGCTGCTGGAGCACAGCGACCTGCTGGATCGCCTCACCACCCATCCGCTGCTGCGCACGCCCGCCTCGCGGGCCCTGGCCCGGGTGGCGCTAGCCAACTACTTCGCCAGCGCCGTACTCATGCCCTACGAGCGATTCATCCGCGCTGCCCGGAGTGAGCGCTATGACATCGACATCCTGGCCCGGCGCTTCCAGGCCAGCTTCGAGCAGGTGTGCCACCGCCTCACCACCCTGCGCCGCCCGGGCCTGGAGGGCGTGCCCTTCCACTTCCTGCGCATCGACATCGCCGGGAACATCTCGAAGAGCTTCTCCGCCTCGGGCATCCGCTTCGCGCGCTTCTCCGGCGCCTGCCCCCGCTGGAATTGCCATGCGGCCTTCCTCACGCCGGGCCTCATCCGCACGCAGATCAGCGAGATGCCGGATGGCCGCAAGTACTTCTGCATCGCCCGCACCCTGCAGAAGGACACCGGCGGCTACCGCGGCCAGCACGCCATGCAGGCTCTGGGGCTGGGCTGCGAGATGGGCCACGCCAAGGACCTGATCTACGCCGACGGCCTGCGCCTCGACCAGCCGCCCGTGCCCATCGGCGTCACCTGCCGCCTCTGCGAGCGCACGGACTGCGAACAGCGCGCCTTCCCGCCCCTGCAGCAGGCCTTCAAGGTCGAAGAGAACCTGCGCCGCACCAGCTTCTACGCCCGCATCGAAGGGAGCTGA